One window from the genome of Pirellulales bacterium encodes:
- a CDS encoding ParB N-terminal domain-containing protein, translating to MHARDRVVEFRRIPAGRLRPHPLNWRSHPPAQRAALAGVLAEVGFAGALLVRPLAGGDFELIDGHLRAETLPLAELPALVLDLDAAEAAKLLALFDPLAALAVPRREALAELVSRVESECDAVNVLLANLLETPNKEGERAADGYGQGGERPAARPMEPAGDALVEAYQVLVECDDEAQQRSIYERLTSEGLRCRLLML from the coding sequence ATGCACGCGCGTGATCGAGTGGTGGAGTTTCGGAGGATTCCCGCTGGCCGGTTGCGGCCGCATCCACTCAATTGGCGGAGCCATCCGCCGGCGCAGCGCGCGGCGCTAGCGGGCGTGTTGGCCGAAGTGGGCTTTGCCGGCGCGCTGTTAGTGCGGCCGCTCGCCGGGGGCGACTTTGAACTGATCGACGGGCATTTGCGGGCAGAAACCTTGCCGCTGGCCGAACTGCCGGCGCTGGTGCTGGACCTCGACGCTGCGGAAGCGGCGAAACTGTTGGCGCTGTTCGATCCGTTGGCCGCGCTGGCCGTGCCGCGGCGCGAAGCGCTGGCGGAACTGGTCTCGCGCGTCGAAAGCGAGTGCGACGCCGTGAACGTGCTACTGGCGAACTTGTTGGAGACGCCGAACAAGGAGGGGGAGAGAGCCGCCGACGGTTACGGCCAAGGCGGTGAACGCCCCGCGGCGCGGCCGATGGAACCGGCGGGCGACGCGCTGGTAGAGGCGTATCAGGTGCTGGTCGAATGCGACGACGAGGCGCAGCAGCGGAGCATCTACGAACGATTGACCAGCGAGGGGTTGCGATGCCGATTGTTGATGCTGTAG